A section of the Rhizomicrobium sp. genome encodes:
- a CDS encoding FecR domain-containing protein, whose product MSGSPPPLSPLVRAEAAAWIARLRADDRSSNDEQAFRAWLQDDPEHLRAFDAVTSVWDVVGGFRDAVPTQRRIADRAIPRRAVLASLGVLTLAGGTFATWRAAYAGIYETSVGGQEHIALEDGTQAFLDTDTRIRVLYADEERAVRLDRGRVNFRVASDPKRPFVVEAANRRIIATQTTLDVYRDGDRLSVVLLRGSASVVDVQTAAAMPKVLTAGERLLATPVSVHTDRPNLTPLLAWQLGQAIFENETLADAAAEMNRYSTVKLEIDDPQAARLRISGVYRVGDTAAFARSVASLLPVEVEFADDRVHLVSDPAHLQGT is encoded by the coding sequence ATGAGCGGCTCTCCTCCTCCCCTCTCCCCGTTGGTGCGGGCGGAGGCTGCCGCATGGATCGCGCGTCTGCGCGCGGACGACCGTTCGTCCAATGACGAGCAGGCATTCCGCGCCTGGCTTCAGGATGACCCGGAACACCTGCGCGCGTTCGACGCCGTGACGTCGGTGTGGGATGTCGTGGGTGGTTTTCGCGATGCGGTCCCGACCCAACGGCGCATCGCGGACAGGGCGATACCGCGGCGAGCGGTGCTGGCAAGCCTGGGCGTTCTCACGCTTGCGGGCGGCACCTTTGCGACATGGCGCGCCGCCTATGCCGGCATCTACGAGACCTCGGTCGGCGGGCAGGAGCACATCGCCCTGGAAGACGGCACGCAGGCCTTCCTCGATACGGATACGCGGATCCGCGTGCTTTATGCCGACGAGGAGCGAGCGGTGCGGTTGGACCGCGGTCGCGTGAACTTCCGGGTCGCGTCAGATCCGAAGCGGCCCTTTGTCGTGGAGGCCGCCAACCGGCGCATCATTGCCACGCAGACGACGCTCGACGTCTATCGCGACGGCGATCGGCTCTCCGTCGTGCTCCTGCGTGGGAGCGCTTCGGTTGTCGATGTGCAGACCGCGGCAGCGATGCCCAAGGTGCTCACGGCGGGAGAGAGACTCCTCGCCACCCCCGTCTCGGTCCATACCGACCGGCCGAACCTGACACCGCTCCTCGCCTGGCAGCTCGGGCAGGCCATTTTCGAAAACGAGACCCTTGCGGACGCCGCGGCGGAGATGAACCGCTATTCGACGGTCAAGCTTGAGATCGACGATCCGCAGGCGGCTCGTCTGAGGATTTCCGGCGTCTATCGCGTCGGCGACACCGCGGCTTTCGCGCGCTCCGTCGCGTCGCTGCTGCCGGTCGAGGTCGAGTTCGCGGACGATCGCGTGCACCTTGTTTCCGATCCGGCACACCTGCAAGGAACCTGA
- a CDS encoding sigma-70 family RNA polymerase sigma factor, with protein MADEEPDSGFWVRALKQVVRRTHGNPDAEDLLHAAYLRLEAYRAQQPVTQPIGFLVRTAVNLSIDEHRRASRNVEDGETHILTVVDDGPLADEVIAARERLRRVKQGLEKMPARRREIFLMHRIGGLTYRQIAVQVGLSQSMIEKEMAKAILFLTEWMDGWQ; from the coding sequence GTGGCGGACGAGGAACCGGATTCGGGCTTTTGGGTGCGGGCGCTCAAGCAGGTGGTGCGCCGCACGCATGGGAATCCGGACGCCGAAGACCTGTTGCACGCGGCCTATCTAAGGCTCGAAGCTTACCGGGCCCAGCAGCCAGTCACGCAGCCTATCGGATTTCTCGTTCGCACGGCGGTCAATCTTAGCATCGACGAACATCGCCGGGCCTCGCGCAATGTCGAGGACGGCGAAACCCATATTCTCACCGTGGTCGATGACGGACCGCTCGCCGATGAGGTAATTGCCGCGCGCGAACGTCTAAGAAGGGTGAAGCAGGGCCTCGAAAAAATGCCTGCCCGCCGTCGGGAGATTTTTCTCATGCACCGGATAGGGGGGCTTACCTATCGACAGATCGCGGTCCAGGTCGGCCTCTCCCAGAGTATGATCGAGAAGGAAATGGCCAAGGCGATCCTGTTCCTGACGGAATGGATGGACGGCTGGCAATGA
- a CDS encoding TonB-dependent receptor codes for MTIFAGTALAQTAGISTPEEPLAQSLREIAHQTGTNILFTPDAVEGIKARALQGTMSAQEAVEQLLAGSGLEAVSDGNGGLIVRKKESARPQQHAEFVPETVIVTGTRIPGADVASPVIAITQDQIKLQGYTDLGQVVRGLPQNFNGGQNPGVLSGAPSVNDQNITSASSVNLRGLGADATLTLLNGRRLAYDGFTQAIDIASIPVDAVNRLEVLLDGASAIYGSDAVGGVANVILKRDYDGIEMTGRFGAATQGGDVQAEYDAVGGTTWEGGGFLLTYAGEWDSAIDAPQRSVSAFLGPQNSQLPSIMHQNVLFSGHQDIVPGVEIDLDAVYSFRDSHQSVNAFGLLGLSLSRGETWVVSPTLRADLPAGWTLAVNGSVGIDHARSIQSQTYLGMVFPPTSTCYCNTAVSGEADAEGPLFALPGGDAHASIGAGYRDNDFKYDSGSGLAIKGSRNSYYAFGEVNLPFLSPENEIPFVRRLSLDAAVRYENYSDFGSVATPKIGVIWGPLADLDFKGTWGQSFKAPTLFQEFSPSVVDLAPAVLFGGTAPPTAVGFLLQGGNRNLDPERANTYTIGFDAHPRWVPGLDVQLDYYAVHYNNRVISPVDIVSSALSDPAYAEFVTHNPSVALLQTYYNQAAAVLNQVGTPFDPTTVTDLIDDRYTNAVRQRISGIDLTFTYVKELAVGTLSTNGNFAWLQGTQQNSPTSAVMKTIGTIFRPAKFRFRGGVDWTTGGLTLGAYANYIGGVLDTQVAPNEPGDGMTTIDAIADYRIDEWGPIKNLEFNLSVLNLADEKPPLFNSVNAFVVNYDSTNYSAVGRFVGLSITKRW; via the coding sequence ATGACGATTTTCGCCGGCACGGCACTGGCCCAAACCGCCGGCATCAGCACGCCGGAAGAACCGCTTGCTCAGTCCCTGCGCGAAATCGCGCACCAGACCGGCACCAACATCCTGTTCACGCCGGACGCGGTCGAGGGCATCAAGGCGCGCGCGCTCCAAGGCACGATGAGCGCCCAGGAGGCGGTGGAACAGCTTCTGGCCGGCTCGGGACTCGAGGCCGTGTCCGACGGCAATGGCGGCCTCATCGTGCGCAAGAAGGAAAGCGCAAGACCGCAGCAGCACGCGGAGTTCGTGCCGGAAACGGTGATCGTGACGGGCACGCGCATTCCCGGCGCGGACGTCGCGTCGCCGGTGATCGCCATCACGCAGGATCAGATCAAGCTCCAGGGCTACACCGATCTGGGGCAGGTCGTGCGCGGCCTGCCGCAGAACTTCAACGGCGGCCAAAATCCCGGCGTCCTGTCGGGCGCGCCGAGCGTCAACGACCAGAACATCACGTCTGCGTCGAGCGTGAACCTGCGCGGGCTGGGCGCCGATGCAACGCTTACCCTGCTGAACGGCCGCCGTCTGGCCTATGACGGCTTCACGCAGGCCATCGATATCGCCTCCATTCCGGTCGACGCGGTGAACCGGCTCGAAGTGCTGCTCGACGGCGCCTCGGCGATCTACGGTTCGGACGCGGTGGGCGGCGTCGCCAACGTCATCCTCAAGCGCGATTATGACGGCATCGAGATGACCGGCCGCTTCGGCGCCGCGACCCAGGGCGGCGACGTCCAGGCCGAATACGACGCTGTCGGCGGAACGACCTGGGAGGGCGGCGGCTTCCTGCTGACCTATGCCGGCGAATGGGACTCGGCCATCGACGCGCCGCAGCGCAGCGTGTCGGCCTTTCTCGGCCCGCAGAATTCCCAGCTCCCGTCCATCATGCACCAGAACGTTCTTTTCAGCGGCCATCAGGACATCGTCCCGGGCGTCGAAATCGACCTCGATGCGGTCTACAGCTTTCGCGACAGCCATCAATCGGTCAACGCCTTCGGCTTGCTGGGCCTGTCGCTGTCGCGCGGCGAGACTTGGGTCGTGTCGCCGACCCTGCGCGCCGATCTTCCGGCCGGCTGGACGCTGGCGGTGAACGGCTCCGTCGGCATCGACCACGCGCGATCGATCCAGTCGCAGACCTATTTGGGCATGGTCTTCCCGCCGACCTCGACCTGCTATTGCAACACCGCGGTGTCCGGAGAGGCCGATGCGGAAGGGCCGCTGTTCGCGCTGCCGGGCGGCGACGCCCACGCCTCGATCGGCGCCGGCTATCGCGACAACGACTTCAAATACGATTCCGGATCCGGCCTGGCGATCAAGGGTTCGCGCAATTCCTATTACGCCTTCGGCGAGGTCAATCTGCCCTTCCTGTCGCCCGAGAACGAGATCCCGTTCGTCCGTCGGCTGTCGCTGGATGCCGCGGTGCGTTACGAGAACTATTCCGACTTCGGCTCGGTCGCCACGCCGAAGATCGGCGTGATCTGGGGACCGCTTGCCGATCTCGACTTCAAGGGCACCTGGGGCCAGTCGTTCAAGGCGCCGACGCTGTTCCAGGAATTCTCGCCGAGCGTCGTCGACCTCGCGCCGGCGGTTCTCTTCGGCGGAACGGCACCGCCGACCGCCGTCGGCTTTCTCCTGCAAGGCGGCAATCGCAACCTCGATCCCGAACGCGCCAACACCTATACGATCGGATTCGACGCGCATCCCCGCTGGGTCCCCGGCCTCGACGTCCAGCTCGACTATTATGCCGTTCACTACAACAACCGCGTCATCAGCCCGGTCGATATCGTGAGCAGCGCCTTGAGCGATCCCGCCTACGCCGAGTTCGTCACGCACAATCCATCGGTTGCGCTGCTGCAGACATACTACAATCAGGCGGCGGCGGTGCTGAACCAGGTCGGCACGCCGTTCGATCCGACCACGGTCACCGATCTGATCGACGATCGCTACACCAACGCGGTGCGTCAGCGGATCAGCGGCATCGATCTCACCTTCACCTACGTCAAGGAGCTCGCCGTCGGTACGCTGTCCACCAACGGCAATTTCGCATGGCTGCAGGGAACCCAGCAGAACTCGCCGACCTCCGCGGTGATGAAGACGATCGGCACGATCTTCCGTCCGGCGAAATTCCGCTTCCGCGGCGGCGTGGACTGGACGACGGGCGGGCTGACCCTCGGGGCCTATGCCAACTACATCGGCGGGGTGCTCGACACCCAGGTCGCCCCGAACGAGCCCGGCGACGGCATGACGACGATCGACGCCATCGCCGACTACCGGATCGACGAATGGGGACCCATCAAGAATCTCGAGTTCAATCTTTCGGTCCTCAACCTGGCCGACGAGAAGCCGCCGCTCTTCAACAGCGTCAATGCCTTTGTCGTGAATTACGACTCCACGAATTATTCCGCCGTCGGCCGGTTCGTGGGGCTATCGATCACCAAGCGCTGGTGA